One genomic window of Elaeis guineensis isolate ETL-2024a chromosome 2, EG11, whole genome shotgun sequence includes the following:
- the LOC105059274 gene encoding solanesyl-diphosphate synthase 1, mitochondrial isoform X2, with product MVVAEVPKLASAAEYFFKMGIEGKRFRPTVLLLMASALDMPLPHSVVDGVFHSLPNELRSRQQCIAEITEMIHVASLLHDDVLDDAETRRGVGSLNFVMGNKLAVLAGDFLLSRACVALASLKNTEVVSLLATVVEHLVTGETMQMSTTSEQRCSMEYYLQKTYYKTASLISNSCKAIALLAGQTAEVSMLAYEYGRNLGLAFQLIDDVLDFTGTSVSLGKGSLSDIRHGIVTAPILFAIEEFPQLRELVERGFDNPNDVDAALDYLGKSRGIQRTKELAQEHANRAVKAIEALPYSDDEDIQMSRRALVDLTHRVITRTK from the exons ATGGTGGTTGCCGAG GTCCCAAAGCTAGCATCAGCTGCTGAATACTTTTTCAAAATGGGTATTGAAGGAAAAAGATTCCGTCCTACG GTCTTGTTGTTGATGGCATCAGCTTTGGATATGCCCCTACCACATTCAGTTGTCGATGGTGTGTTTCATAGCTTACCAAATGAATTGCGTTCAAGACAACAGTGTATTGCAGAAATTACTGAAATGATTCAT GTGGCTAGCCTTCTTCATGATGACGTCTTGGATGATGCAGAAACAAGGCGTGGTGTTGGCTCATTGAATTTTGTTATGGGAAACAAG CTTGCTGTGCTAGCAGGAGATTTTCTGCTCTCCAGAGCTTGTGTTGCACTAGCATCACTGAAAAATACAGAG GTTGTATCATTACTTGCAACTGTTGTGGAACATCTAGTTACTGGTGAAACCATGCAAATGTCAACCACATCTGAGCAACGTTGTAG CATGGAGTATTACCTGCAGAAGACATACTACAAGACAGCCTCATTAATTTCAAACAGTTGCAAAGCTATTGCTCTCCTAGCCGGGCAAACTGCTGAAGTTTCGATGCTTGCTTATGAATATGGCCGAAATCTG GGTCTGGCATTTCAGTTGATAGATGATGTTCTTGATTTCACTGGCACATCAGTTTCACTGGGAAAAGGTTCTTTATCTGACATCCGCCAT GGAATTGTAACAGCTCCCATATTATTTGCCATAGAAGAGTTCCCTCAGCTGCGTGAGCTTGTAGAACGAGGCTTTGACAACCCTAATGATGTTGATGCT GCTCTCGACTACCTTGGGAAGAGTCGGGGAATCCAGAGAACAAAGGAACTAGCTCAAGAGCATGCAAACCGTGCTGTGAAAGCAATCGAAGCTCTTCCTTACAGTGATGATGAGGATATCCAGATGTCAAGGCGTGCTCTTGTTGATCTTACTCATAGAGTCATCACAAGAACAAAGTGA